In Cololabis saira isolate AMF1-May2022 chromosome 10, fColSai1.1, whole genome shotgun sequence, a single window of DNA contains:
- the pask gene encoding PAS domain-containing serine/threonine-protein kinase isoform X1, with protein sequence MSTETPFSANKISRDKGQTICSVRALSTGRVEDDFDLNKSYPCTITSTYKESLLALQRRLYPASVTGEHLDVSISMATRKHQLRSLLPGSQVYADSLPHLSTESGEDKGLISLLISGDFDLLGYPSVLNPNKAILTVSHKTREILSANEEASKLFEYSSNELIGKKLTSILKNPRKVLQEAFEDDYPLPGGNVTPFSAKVVDAVTLSGEVPVSVYTCRQSLNEEHWLVIMESVERVSAFLSFSQDGSILACDWAFAHLHGYNHPEDLKGVPVKELIPSLQIPLHSHAFSKMLQIQRVCGKSREGASLPLWVKLRGRVLCGNSQLHNNKYDCLTTGDGVEHSNEEHKQPSPPLMSPVSKRGALTSKFCDQLHGKDCNKQSSEGKVDSVSPGPAFEYSGTVWAFVPSSGLLLLCPDGSIFSIQNHLALRLFGYSKDELLGKSVTFLMPGFYGSMDEADGKAGSLNASHVGAEKSPASSKISGKYDPSSLVAGDMAMVQQAIQGRTSTGRGRIFTNGGTMLEKPGSVLSAFSPPAVTSTRMIVANDTAELLEEAARVAPCSSLLGSADTTQSLLKTFTLVEPPDVDTYCLVATESSLHDVEDQRTNMVQKSNAPTIHIIPDTPAQDRHAADRIDGNRSDPGEDQHVCASVFHDSSFEVISMESRSSSGFCEKFAGHGGSCPAKAESSQSVDIVDSASCYLDININGDLVTQNLAELDLNSSLELLSDGECNNDNQHSMISCDTAELLRTPSPCVVESDLESEYAEVTPAAVEPKNISSGELEKDHGEQEQWGSVSAIHRRSRQEGSIQANGDIPATSTPKKPQMNGQKLPSHSAQILEGRFEGCGYHRDGTRVDVQFNVHKTELPDGTFMFYVWMRGSGHQRSLSQADQSLNNQSGVSLEERLCEASQVQALRSTLDFEHSRACDGQFEEEYQLIKAIGKGAFGFVWTAIRRGDGQEVIVKFISKSRIVDDCWVDDPMLGRVSQEIAILTRVQHHNIVKVVEVFENGSYFQMVMEKHGEGLDLFEFIDKQPRLDEPLASYIFRQLVAAVFYLRAKNILHRDIKDENIIIEKCFHIRLIDFGSAAVLTPGKLFYNFCGTLEYCSPEVLQGNPYEGPELEMWSLGVLLYTLLFSENPFCDVGEILDAKLKPPFSISPELHGVLSGLLHRNPTKRMTLDHLLLEPWISQPISLAEYSWTEVVPETASFSGAPQHQESSPKAFKRTNLFPDHGEETLPEDEEEEDEDERLSMVALETELQKYLCED encoded by the exons ATGTCGACTGAAACTCCATTTTCGGCCAACAAAATCAGCCGAGATAAAGGGCAGACTATTTGTTCGGTACGAGCTCTATCCACCGGTCGTGTGGAGGATGATTTTGACCTAAATAAGTCTTATCCGTGTACTATAACATCGACGTACAAGGAGAGCCTGTTGGCGTTGCAGCGACGTCTTTATCCTGCCTCCGTCACCG GTGAGCATTTGGATGTGTCTATCTCCATGGCAACAAGGAAACATCAACTACGCAGcttacttcctggttcccaggTTTATGCTGACTCTCTGCCTCACCTGTCCACTGAGTCTGGGGAAGACAAGGGCCTCATCAGTCTGCTTATTTCAGGAGATTTTGATCTATTAGGGTATCCATCCGTCCTAAATCCAAACAAAGCAATTCTGACTGTTTCCCATAAAACCAGAGAG ATTTTGTCAGCAAATGAAGAGGCGAGTAAACTGTTTGAATACTCGAGCAATGAACTGATCGGAAAGAAGCTGACTTCTATTTTAAAGAATCCTCGTAAGGTCCTGCAAGAAGCATTTGAAGATGATTATCCACTACCCGGTGGAAATGTTACGCCTTTTTCTGCAAAAGTG GTTGATGCAGTGACATTGTCTGGAGAGGTGCCAGTATCAGTGTATACCTGCAGACAATCATTAAATGAAGAACACTGGCTTGTTATTATGGAAAGTGTGGAGAGGGTATCGGCTTTTTTGTCCTTTTCACAAGAT GGCAGTATTTTAGCCTGTGATTGGGCATTTGCCCATCTCCACGGATATAACCACCCAGAGGATTTAAAAGGAGTGCCTGTTAAGGAATTAATCCCATCTTTACAAATCCCCCTGCACAGCCATGCATTTTCCAAA ATGCTGCAGATTCAGAGAGTATGTGGCAAAAGCAGAGAAGGTGCATCACTTCCACTCTGGGTAAAACTTCGGGGCAGAGTGCTATGTGGAAACTCCCAGCTCCACAACAATAAGTATGATTGCCTAACCACAGGAGATGGTGTTGAGCATTCAAATGAAGAGCATAAGCAGCCAAGCCCCCCTCTCATGTCCCCTGTGAGCAAGAGAGGAGCTTTAACCTCCAAGTTCTGTGATCAGCTTCATGGTAAAGATTGTAACAAGCAATCATCAG AAGGCAAAGTGGACAGCGTCTCTCCCGGCCCAGCATTCGAATATTCTGGAACAGTCTGGGCATTTGTTCCTTCAAGCGGCCTTCTTCTCCTGTGTCCTGATGGCTCGATCTTCAGCATCCAAAACCATCTGGCCCTCAGGCTGTTTGGCTACAGCAAAGACGAGCTGCTGGGAAAG agtgTCACTTTCCTTATGCCTGGTTTCTATGGATCGATGGATGAGGCAGACGGAAAGGCCGGCTCCCTCAATGCATCTCACGTAGGAGCAGAAAAAAGTCCAGCCTCGTCAAAAATATCAGGaaaatatg ATCCTTCCTCCCTGGTGGCAGGGGACATGGCCATGGTGCAGCAAGCTATTCAGGGACGGACTTCAACAGGAAGAGGCAGGATCTTCACTAACGGTGGTACCATGCTGGAAAAACCGGGCAGTGTTCTCTCTGCCTTCTCTCCTCCCGCAGTCACCTCCACACGTATGATTGT GGCCAATGATACTGCTGAGCTGTTGGAGGAAGCAGCCCGGGTAGCTCCCTGCAGCAGCCTGCTGGGCAGTGCAGATACCACCCAGTCACTTCTTAAGACATTTACCTTGGTGGAACCTCCAGATGTCGACACCTATTGCCTGGTTGCTACTGAATCATCACTTCATGACGTAGAAGATCAGAGGACCAATATGGttcagaaaagtaatgctccTACCATCCACATCATCCCTG ACACTCCTGCTCAGGATAGACATGCTGCAGACAGGATAGATGGAAACCGTTCTGATCCAGGAGAAGACCAGCATGTGTGTGCCTCCGTCTTTCATGACTCAAGTTTTGAGGTCATCTCAATGGAGAGCAG ATCATCCTCTGGCTTCTGTGAGAAGTTTGCAGGCCATGGTGGTTCTTGTCCTGCTAAGGCAGAGTCCTCGCAATCGGTCGACATTGTTGACTCGGCCAGCTGCTACCTGGACATCAACATCAATGGCGATCTGGTCACCCAGAACCTAGCTGAACTAGATCTGAACAGTAGTTTAGAGCTGCTCAGTGACGGCGAGTGCAACAATGATAACCAACACTCCATGATATCTTGCGATACAGCGGAGCTTCTGCGGACACCTTCCCCTTGTGTTGTAGAGTCAGACTTGGAATCAGAGTACGCTGAGGTTACACCTGCTGCTGTGGAACCCAAGAACATATCAAGTGGGGAACTAGAAAAGGACCACGGCGAGCAAGAGCAGTGGGGATCTGTGTCTGCAATTCATAGAAGAAGCAGACAAGAGGGCTCCATACAAGCAAATGGTGACATCCCTGCCACATCAACACCTAAGAAACCGCAGATGAATGGGCAGAAATTGCCTTCACACAGTGCACAGATTTTGGAGGGACGGTTTGAAGGATGTGGATACCACAGAGATGGCACAAGAGTAG ATGTGCAGTTCAACGTGCACAAGACTGAACTTCCTGATGGAACCTTCATGTTCTACGTGTGGATGAGAGGGTCTGGCCACCAGAGAAGTTTGTCGCAAGCAGATCAGTCACTTAATAACCAGTCAGGAGTTAGTTTAGAAGAG AGGCTTTGTGAGGCCAGCCAAGTTCAAGCATTGCGCTCCACACTCGACTTCGAGCATTCTCGGGCCTGTGATGGACAGTTTGAAGAGGAGTACCAACTGATCAAAGCAATTGGTAAAGGAGCCTTTGGTTTCGTCTGGACGGCAATAAGACGTGGCGATGGACAAGAA GTAATAGTGAAGTTCATTAGCAAGTCCAGGATAGTGGACGACTGCTGGGTAGATGACCCCATGCTGGGCAGAGTGAGCCAGGAAATTGCCATACTGACACGAGTGCAGCATCATAACATTGTCAAG GTGGTGGAGGTGTTTGAGAATGGAAGTTACTTCCAAATGGTGATGGAGAAACATGGAGAGGGTTTGGACCTTTTTGAATTCATAGACAAACAACCAAGACTGGATGAGCCCTTGGCCAGCTACATCTTCAGACAG cttgTGGCAGCTGTATTCTACCTGAGAGCCAAGAACATCCTTCACAGGGACATTAAAGATGAAAACATCATAATTGAAAAGTGTTTTCACATTCGACTGATAGATTTTGGCTCTGCTGCAGTACTGACTCCCGGGAAGCTCTTTTACAATTTCTGTGGAACATTGGAATACTGCTCACCAGAGGTTCTCCAGGGAAATCC ATATGAGGGTCCAGAGCTGGAGATGTGGTCTCTCGGCGTTTTGCTGTACACTCTGCTGTTCAGTGAGAACCCTTTCTGTGACGTGGGAGAGATCCTGGATGCCAAATTAAAACCACCATTCTCCATTTCTCCAG AGCTGCATGGTGTGTTATCTGGACTGCTGCACCGTAATCCCACAAAGAGGATGACTTTAGACCATCTCCTGTTGGAGCCCTGGATCAGTCAGCCCATTTCTCTGGCGGAGTACAGCTGGACTGAGGTGGTTCCTGAAACTGCAAGCTTCT CAGGTGCACCACAGCATCAAGAATCCAGTCCAAAGGCGTTCAAAAGAACAAACTTATTCCCAGATCACGGAGAGGAGACGCTGcctgaggatgaagaggaggaagatgaggatgaGAGGTTGTCAATGGTGGCACTAGAAACTGAGCTCCAGAAATACCTATGTGAAGATTAA
- the pask gene encoding PAS domain-containing serine/threonine-protein kinase isoform X2 yields MSTETPFSANKISRDKGQTICSVRALSTGRVEDDFDLNKSYPCTITSTYKESLLALQRRLYPASVTGEHLDVSISMATRKHQLRSLLPGSQVYADSLPHLSTESGEDKGLISLLISGDFDLLGYPSVLNPNKAILTVSHKTREILSANEEASKLFEYSSNELIGKKLTSILKNPRKVLQEAFEDDYPLPGGNVTPFSAKVVDAVTLSGEVPVSVYTCRQSLNEEHWLVIMESVERVSAFLSFSQDGSILACDWAFAHLHGYNHPEDLKGVPVKELIPSLQIPLHSHAFSKMLQIQRVCGKSREGASLPLWVKLRGRVLCGNSQLHNNKYDCLTTGDGVEHSNEEHKQPSPPLMSPVSKRGALTSKFCDQLHGKDCNKQSSEGKVDSVSPGPAFEYSGTVWAFVPSSGLLLLCPDGSIFSIQNHLALRLFGYSKDELLGKSVTFLMPGFYGSMDEADGKAGSLNASHVGAEKSPASSKISGKYDPSSLVAGDMAMVQQAIQGRTSTGRGRIFTNGGTMLEKPGSVLSAFSPPAVTSTRMIVANDTAELLEEAARVAPCSSLLGSADTTQSLLKTFTLVEPPDVDTYCLVATESSLHDVEDQRTNMVQKSNAPTIHIIPDTPAQDRHAADRIDGNRSDPGEDQHVCASVFHDSSFEVISMESRSSSGFCEKFAGHGGSCPAKAESSQSVDIVDSASCYLDININGDLVTQNLAELDLNSSLELLSDGECNNDNQHSMISCDTAELLRTPSPCVVESDLESEYAEVTPAAVEPKNISSGELEKDHGEQEQWGSVSAIHRRSRQEGSIQANGDIPATSTPKKPQMNGQKLPSHSAQILEGRFEGCGYHRDGTRVDVQFNVHKTELPDGTFMFYVWMRGSGHQRSLSQADQSLNNQSGVSLEERLCEASQVQALRSTLDFEHSRACDGQFEEEYQLIKAIGKGAFGFVWTAIRRGDGQEVIVKFISKSRIVDDCWVDDPMLGRVSQEIAILTRVQHHNIVKVVEVFENGSYFQMVMEKHGEGLDLFEFIDKQPRLDEPLASYIFRQLVAAVFYLRAKNILHRDIKDENIIIEKCFHIRLIDFGSAAVLTPGKLFYNFCGTLEYCSPEVLQGNPYEGPELEMWSLGVLLYTLLFSENPFCDVGEILDAKLKPPFSISPELHGVLSGLLHRNPTKRMTLDHLLLEPWISQPISLAEYSWTEVVPETASFCAPQHQESSPKAFKRTNLFPDHGEETLPEDEEEEDEDERLSMVALETELQKYLCED; encoded by the exons ATGTCGACTGAAACTCCATTTTCGGCCAACAAAATCAGCCGAGATAAAGGGCAGACTATTTGTTCGGTACGAGCTCTATCCACCGGTCGTGTGGAGGATGATTTTGACCTAAATAAGTCTTATCCGTGTACTATAACATCGACGTACAAGGAGAGCCTGTTGGCGTTGCAGCGACGTCTTTATCCTGCCTCCGTCACCG GTGAGCATTTGGATGTGTCTATCTCCATGGCAACAAGGAAACATCAACTACGCAGcttacttcctggttcccaggTTTATGCTGACTCTCTGCCTCACCTGTCCACTGAGTCTGGGGAAGACAAGGGCCTCATCAGTCTGCTTATTTCAGGAGATTTTGATCTATTAGGGTATCCATCCGTCCTAAATCCAAACAAAGCAATTCTGACTGTTTCCCATAAAACCAGAGAG ATTTTGTCAGCAAATGAAGAGGCGAGTAAACTGTTTGAATACTCGAGCAATGAACTGATCGGAAAGAAGCTGACTTCTATTTTAAAGAATCCTCGTAAGGTCCTGCAAGAAGCATTTGAAGATGATTATCCACTACCCGGTGGAAATGTTACGCCTTTTTCTGCAAAAGTG GTTGATGCAGTGACATTGTCTGGAGAGGTGCCAGTATCAGTGTATACCTGCAGACAATCATTAAATGAAGAACACTGGCTTGTTATTATGGAAAGTGTGGAGAGGGTATCGGCTTTTTTGTCCTTTTCACAAGAT GGCAGTATTTTAGCCTGTGATTGGGCATTTGCCCATCTCCACGGATATAACCACCCAGAGGATTTAAAAGGAGTGCCTGTTAAGGAATTAATCCCATCTTTACAAATCCCCCTGCACAGCCATGCATTTTCCAAA ATGCTGCAGATTCAGAGAGTATGTGGCAAAAGCAGAGAAGGTGCATCACTTCCACTCTGGGTAAAACTTCGGGGCAGAGTGCTATGTGGAAACTCCCAGCTCCACAACAATAAGTATGATTGCCTAACCACAGGAGATGGTGTTGAGCATTCAAATGAAGAGCATAAGCAGCCAAGCCCCCCTCTCATGTCCCCTGTGAGCAAGAGAGGAGCTTTAACCTCCAAGTTCTGTGATCAGCTTCATGGTAAAGATTGTAACAAGCAATCATCAG AAGGCAAAGTGGACAGCGTCTCTCCCGGCCCAGCATTCGAATATTCTGGAACAGTCTGGGCATTTGTTCCTTCAAGCGGCCTTCTTCTCCTGTGTCCTGATGGCTCGATCTTCAGCATCCAAAACCATCTGGCCCTCAGGCTGTTTGGCTACAGCAAAGACGAGCTGCTGGGAAAG agtgTCACTTTCCTTATGCCTGGTTTCTATGGATCGATGGATGAGGCAGACGGAAAGGCCGGCTCCCTCAATGCATCTCACGTAGGAGCAGAAAAAAGTCCAGCCTCGTCAAAAATATCAGGaaaatatg ATCCTTCCTCCCTGGTGGCAGGGGACATGGCCATGGTGCAGCAAGCTATTCAGGGACGGACTTCAACAGGAAGAGGCAGGATCTTCACTAACGGTGGTACCATGCTGGAAAAACCGGGCAGTGTTCTCTCTGCCTTCTCTCCTCCCGCAGTCACCTCCACACGTATGATTGT GGCCAATGATACTGCTGAGCTGTTGGAGGAAGCAGCCCGGGTAGCTCCCTGCAGCAGCCTGCTGGGCAGTGCAGATACCACCCAGTCACTTCTTAAGACATTTACCTTGGTGGAACCTCCAGATGTCGACACCTATTGCCTGGTTGCTACTGAATCATCACTTCATGACGTAGAAGATCAGAGGACCAATATGGttcagaaaagtaatgctccTACCATCCACATCATCCCTG ACACTCCTGCTCAGGATAGACATGCTGCAGACAGGATAGATGGAAACCGTTCTGATCCAGGAGAAGACCAGCATGTGTGTGCCTCCGTCTTTCATGACTCAAGTTTTGAGGTCATCTCAATGGAGAGCAG ATCATCCTCTGGCTTCTGTGAGAAGTTTGCAGGCCATGGTGGTTCTTGTCCTGCTAAGGCAGAGTCCTCGCAATCGGTCGACATTGTTGACTCGGCCAGCTGCTACCTGGACATCAACATCAATGGCGATCTGGTCACCCAGAACCTAGCTGAACTAGATCTGAACAGTAGTTTAGAGCTGCTCAGTGACGGCGAGTGCAACAATGATAACCAACACTCCATGATATCTTGCGATACAGCGGAGCTTCTGCGGACACCTTCCCCTTGTGTTGTAGAGTCAGACTTGGAATCAGAGTACGCTGAGGTTACACCTGCTGCTGTGGAACCCAAGAACATATCAAGTGGGGAACTAGAAAAGGACCACGGCGAGCAAGAGCAGTGGGGATCTGTGTCTGCAATTCATAGAAGAAGCAGACAAGAGGGCTCCATACAAGCAAATGGTGACATCCCTGCCACATCAACACCTAAGAAACCGCAGATGAATGGGCAGAAATTGCCTTCACACAGTGCACAGATTTTGGAGGGACGGTTTGAAGGATGTGGATACCACAGAGATGGCACAAGAGTAG ATGTGCAGTTCAACGTGCACAAGACTGAACTTCCTGATGGAACCTTCATGTTCTACGTGTGGATGAGAGGGTCTGGCCACCAGAGAAGTTTGTCGCAAGCAGATCAGTCACTTAATAACCAGTCAGGAGTTAGTTTAGAAGAG AGGCTTTGTGAGGCCAGCCAAGTTCAAGCATTGCGCTCCACACTCGACTTCGAGCATTCTCGGGCCTGTGATGGACAGTTTGAAGAGGAGTACCAACTGATCAAAGCAATTGGTAAAGGAGCCTTTGGTTTCGTCTGGACGGCAATAAGACGTGGCGATGGACAAGAA GTAATAGTGAAGTTCATTAGCAAGTCCAGGATAGTGGACGACTGCTGGGTAGATGACCCCATGCTGGGCAGAGTGAGCCAGGAAATTGCCATACTGACACGAGTGCAGCATCATAACATTGTCAAG GTGGTGGAGGTGTTTGAGAATGGAAGTTACTTCCAAATGGTGATGGAGAAACATGGAGAGGGTTTGGACCTTTTTGAATTCATAGACAAACAACCAAGACTGGATGAGCCCTTGGCCAGCTACATCTTCAGACAG cttgTGGCAGCTGTATTCTACCTGAGAGCCAAGAACATCCTTCACAGGGACATTAAAGATGAAAACATCATAATTGAAAAGTGTTTTCACATTCGACTGATAGATTTTGGCTCTGCTGCAGTACTGACTCCCGGGAAGCTCTTTTACAATTTCTGTGGAACATTGGAATACTGCTCACCAGAGGTTCTCCAGGGAAATCC ATATGAGGGTCCAGAGCTGGAGATGTGGTCTCTCGGCGTTTTGCTGTACACTCTGCTGTTCAGTGAGAACCCTTTCTGTGACGTGGGAGAGATCCTGGATGCCAAATTAAAACCACCATTCTCCATTTCTCCAG AGCTGCATGGTGTGTTATCTGGACTGCTGCACCGTAATCCCACAAAGAGGATGACTTTAGACCATCTCCTGTTGGAGCCCTGGATCAGTCAGCCCATTTCTCTGGCGGAGTACAGCTGGACTGAGGTGGTTCCTGAAACTGCAAGCTTCT GTGCACCACAGCATCAAGAATCCAGTCCAAAGGCGTTCAAAAGAACAAACTTATTCCCAGATCACGGAGAGGAGACGCTGcctgaggatgaagaggaggaagatgaggatgaGAGGTTGTCAATGGTGGCACTAGAAACTGAGCTCCAGAAATACCTATGTGAAGATTAA